The DNA segment ACACTGGTCGTCGGTGTTTCCCTGGAGCGACGAGAGCGCACCACGAGTTGCGGCTTCGGTGTCGAATCCGAGCGACCAGCGTTCGATGCCGTCGACGTTCCGGAAGGGGCCTGTCAGGTAGCCGTCGTGGTCGACGACCGTTCCCATCGCCGTCGTCGTTCCCATCGTCAGCCGTGATCGGGCAGTTTTTTCCTGTTTGGCGAGCAACTCGAACGAGGTTGTCGAGGGGTGGTTACGAACGGTTTCGAGCCCCGCCTCCAGCGCCGCGCGACTCGAGGCATCGACGAGCATGCGTAACTCGAGGCGAGCGTCGTCGCGGTGGTACTGCCAGTGTGGGGTGACGAAGGCGACGTCGTAGGCCGCCGATGCAGCGCTCAAGGGGCAGTCGGCCTGGCGTAGAGAGAGTTCGACGCCGATCATACGGGTACCGCGATAGCAGGGGGCAATGGTGTTTCGGTTACGGCAGCCCCGAGCAGTGAAAACAGTCGACGTTCGTCTTGATCACCGATTGCAGACACGGTTGGCGAAAACGCTGATGAGCTCGTATCAGTCGTCGGCGGCTTCGAGTCGGTCTGCGTTCTGGATACCAATCCCACCATCCAGCGT comes from the Natronosalvus amylolyticus genome and includes:
- a CDS encoding helix-turn-helix domain-containing protein, which gives rise to MIGVELSLRQADCPLSAASAAYDVAFVTPHWQYHRDDARLELRMLVDASSRAALEAGLETVRNHPSTTSFELLAKQEKTARSRLTMGTTTAMGTVVDHDGYLTGPFRNVDGIERWSLGFDTEAATRGALSSLQGNTDDQCTVTRHEAVTPSDALENVRADAVGTRLLEAHRHLTSTERETIERALEAGYYEVPRSTTLGELADSLGVSDAAVSKTLRRAESKLLPPSVRRPEWG